A genome region from Tolypothrix sp. PCC 7712 includes the following:
- a CDS encoding glycosyltransferase family 4 protein has protein sequence MKILFLDQSGKPGGAELCLIDIAKPYRDRSLVGLFADGPFKTLLQEHQIPVEVLTNQAISVQKSSSFLQGLASFKQLIPLIAKVVQIAQDYDVIYANTQKALVIGAIASFFARRPLVYHLHDILSKEHFSQTNRSIAVNLANYFASLVIANSQASQKAFIEAGGREDITAVVYNGFDSKIYQTCESDIQKLKAELGLTGKFVVGHFSRLSPWKGQHILIDAIAKCPEEVTAILVGDALFGEQDYVQQLHQQIAKLGLENRIKFLGFRADIPQLMAACNLVAHTSTFAEPFGRVIVEAMLCGTPVVAAKAGGAIELVEPGINGFLVNPGEAEELAQVINICLQDTDKITAMANHARNIASQRFDVTNINQQIAQLLSSKFPEQISPSLLANL, from the coding sequence ATGAAAATTCTGTTTTTAGATCAAAGTGGTAAGCCAGGGGGCGCAGAATTATGTTTGATAGATATTGCTAAACCTTACCGCGATCGCTCTCTTGTTGGGTTATTTGCTGATGGGCCTTTTAAAACTTTACTCCAAGAGCATCAGATTCCGGTGGAGGTTTTAACCAATCAAGCTATCTCTGTGCAAAAATCTAGCAGCTTTCTGCAAGGATTAGCCAGTTTTAAGCAACTTATACCTCTCATCGCCAAGGTAGTACAGATAGCTCAAGATTATGATGTTATTTACGCCAATACTCAAAAGGCATTAGTTATTGGTGCGATCGCAAGTTTTTTCGCTCGTCGTCCTCTGGTCTATCATTTGCATGATATTCTCTCAAAAGAGCATTTCAGCCAAACTAACCGCAGCATTGCTGTTAACTTAGCTAATTATTTTGCATCTTTAGTTATTGCTAATTCTCAAGCGAGTCAGAAAGCATTTATAGAAGCAGGCGGACGGGAAGATATTACTGCAGTTGTCTATAACGGCTTTGACTCAAAAATTTATCAAACCTGTGAGTCTGATATACAAAAATTAAAAGCAGAATTAGGGCTGACAGGAAAATTTGTAGTAGGACATTTTAGCCGTCTCTCACCTTGGAAAGGGCAACATATTTTAATAGATGCCATTGCCAAATGTCCCGAAGAAGTAACAGCAATTTTAGTTGGCGATGCACTTTTTGGTGAACAAGATTATGTGCAACAATTACACCAACAAATTGCTAAATTAGGGCTAGAAAACCGCATCAAGTTTTTAGGATTTCGTGCTGATATTCCGCAATTAATGGCAGCTTGTAACTTGGTTGCTCATACTTCCACTTTTGCAGAACCCTTTGGTAGAGTCATTGTTGAGGCGATGCTATGCGGTACACCTGTAGTCGCAGCCAAAGCTGGGGGTGCAATAGAATTAGTAGAACCGGGAATTAATGGTTTTTTAGTTAATCCTGGCGAAGCTGAGGAATTAGCACAAGTAATTAATATCTGTTTGCAAGACACAGATAAAATTACTGCTATGGCGAATCATGCGAGAAATATTGCTAGTCAGCGTTTTGATGTGACAAATATTAATCAACAAATTGCTCAATTATTATCCTCTAAATTTCCTGAACAAATATCGCCATCACTTCTAGCAAATTTATAA
- a CDS encoding glycosyltransferase family 4 protein, which produces MGWFPKTPGGLERYIYELTHQLAANQDHVELCGVGLPNIENLPIKLTNLAEPDVPIWQRLWSIRSNFRKTRIGKPDAINLHFALYSFPILDILPKGVPITFNFHGPWASESQQEVANQMLKVLLKRWLIEQSTYKRCDRFIVLSKAFGNLLHQQYQIPWSKIHVIPGGVDIQRFQANLSRQDARSKLNWPDNRPILFTSRRLVHRVGVDKLLEAIATIKPRIPDVWLAIAGRGHIQAALQQQATELGLEDNVKFLGFLPDEDLPLAYQAADLTIMPSQSFEGFGLAVVESLACGTPVICTPVGGMPEILSSFSPDLLTTSTAASAIAEKLEQALLQKLPIPSRETCHQYAATHFNWQKIAQQVREVLLA; this is translated from the coding sequence ATGGGCTGGTTTCCCAAAACACCTGGAGGCTTAGAACGGTATATTTACGAACTAACTCATCAATTAGCAGCGAATCAAGACCATGTAGAATTATGTGGAGTTGGTTTACCAAATATAGAAAATCTGCCTATAAAATTAACTAACTTAGCTGAACCTGATGTTCCAATTTGGCAACGTTTATGGTCAATTCGTAGTAATTTTCGCAAAACTAGAATCGGCAAACCGGATGCTATTAATTTGCATTTTGCATTATATAGCTTCCCAATTTTAGATATTTTGCCCAAAGGAGTACCAATTACTTTTAATTTTCATGGCCCTTGGGCTTCTGAAAGTCAGCAAGAAGTAGCAAATCAAATGTTGAAAGTTTTGCTAAAGCGCTGGCTGATAGAACAAAGCACCTATAAACGCTGCGATCGCTTTATTGTCCTCAGCAAAGCCTTTGGCAATCTTCTCCATCAACAATATCAAATTCCCTGGAGCAAAATTCACGTTATTCCCGGTGGCGTTGATATTCAGCGATTTCAAGCCAACTTATCACGGCAAGATGCCAGAAGTAAATTAAACTGGCCTGATAACCGTCCAATATTATTTACATCCCGCCGCTTAGTGCATCGAGTGGGGGTAGATAAATTATTGGAAGCGATCGCAACTATTAAGCCCAGAATACCTGATGTGTGGTTAGCGATCGCAGGGCGCGGTCATATCCAAGCTGCACTACAACAGCAAGCTACAGAATTAGGACTAGAGGATAACGTTAAATTTTTAGGTTTTTTACCTGATGAGGATTTACCCTTAGCTTACCAAGCTGCTGATCTCACAATCATGCCCAGCCAATCTTTTGAAGGGTTTGGATTAGCAGTCGTAGAATCCTTAGCCTGTGGTACTCCCGTTATCTGTACCCCCGTTGGCGGAATGCCAGAAATTCTATCATCCTTCTCACCAGATTTACTTACCACTTCCACCGCAGCCTCAGCCATTGCTGAAAAATTAGAACAAGCACTACTGCAAAAGTTACCAATCCCTTCCAGAGAAACCTGTCACCAGTACGCAGCCACGCATTTCAACTGGCAAAAAATAGCCCAGCAGGTGAGGGAAGTTTTATTGGCGTGA
- a CDS encoding PIG-L deacetylase family protein, protein MSIKIYLQRLQKLIPHTWLEQIQDIHSSLLFRWIVRKGSQPIAFTQKSAMVFSPHQDDETFGCGGMIALKREHNIPVVVAFLTDGQGAGTSEVNTPNKIIQIRKQEAVNALEILGVKSSEIHFLEKPDGTLPYLDERERAQTITQVAALLKQYQPEEVYVPHRKDCHRDHEATYQLVKAAIAQAGITVDLLQYPIWLFWRAPLFILLKLQDIAAAYYLPIASVQDKKTQAISSYCSQIESLPRGFIQRFSGSHEIFFKSES, encoded by the coding sequence ATGAGTATCAAAATTTATTTACAGCGATTACAAAAATTAATTCCGCATACTTGGCTGGAGCAAATACAAGATATTCACTCTAGCTTACTATTTCGCTGGATTGTGCGAAAAGGCAGTCAGCCAATAGCATTCACCCAGAAATCGGCTATGGTGTTTTCTCCGCACCAAGATGATGAAACATTTGGCTGTGGTGGAATGATTGCTCTGAAACGAGAACATAATATTCCCGTAGTAGTAGCTTTTCTCACAGATGGACAGGGAGCAGGTACTTCTGAAGTCAATACACCAAATAAAATTATCCAAATCCGTAAACAAGAAGCGGTCAATGCATTAGAAATTTTGGGTGTTAAATCTTCAGAAATCCATTTTTTAGAAAAGCCTGATGGCACTTTACCTTATTTAGACGAGCGCGAAAGAGCACAGACAATTACACAGGTAGCAGCGCTACTAAAGCAGTATCAACCTGAAGAAGTTTATGTTCCTCATCGTAAAGATTGTCATCGAGATCATGAAGCAACTTACCAATTAGTCAAGGCTGCGATCGCTCAAGCTGGAATCACAGTAGATTTGTTGCAATATCCAATTTGGCTATTTTGGAGAGCGCCATTATTTATTCTGCTTAAATTGCAGGATATCGCAGCAGCTTACTACCTGCCAATTGCCTCAGTCCAAGATAAAAAAACTCAAGCAATATCTTCATATTGTTCTCAAATCGAGAGTCTTCCTCGTGGATTTATTCAGCGATTTTCTGGTTCCCATGAAATCTTCTTTAAATCTGAGTCTTAA
- a CDS encoding glycosyltransferase family 4 protein, giving the protein MRILHITNHVQQIGNGIVNVAVDLACLQAKNGHTVAVASAGGEYETLLANHDVQHFHLDQSRTPINLIKAAWRYRQIIQEFQPDIVHAHMMTGVVLAGLLRNCGEYSLVSTVHNEFQRSAILMGLADRVIAVSNAVADSMVRRGISKSKLRVVANGTLNSPRNRSIKDCQPMSLCHPAITTVAGMYTRKGIVELIEAFIKIAAEVPQAHLYLVGNGPDRAMFEAMVQNTPFANRIHFEGFQSEPQRYMLSSDIFVLASHCESFGLVLTEAREAGCAIIASDVDGIPETLDRGQAGLLVPPKDSQTLANALMYLLNDSEQLQKLKSQAKQNLERFSVTRVHEETLSLYYELLDNYRVFNLSLSQELLVSK; this is encoded by the coding sequence ATGCGGATACTACATATTACTAATCATGTACAACAAATTGGCAACGGAATTGTCAATGTGGCTGTAGACTTAGCTTGTTTACAAGCCAAAAATGGTCATACTGTTGCTGTCGCATCAGCTGGTGGAGAATACGAAACCTTACTAGCAAATCACGACGTGCAACACTTTCACCTTGATCAATCAAGAACACCCATCAATCTAATTAAAGCGGCTTGGCGTTATCGCCAGATTATTCAAGAGTTTCAGCCAGATATTGTTCATGCACACATGATGACAGGAGTTGTGCTAGCAGGACTGTTAAGAAACTGTGGTGAATATAGTTTAGTTTCTACTGTACACAATGAGTTTCAGCGCAGCGCTATTTTGATGGGATTAGCGGATCGAGTGATTGCAGTTAGCAATGCTGTCGCTGATTCTATGGTACGGCGTGGGATATCTAAGAGTAAGTTACGCGTAGTAGCCAACGGTACATTAAACAGTCCCCGAAATCGTAGTATTAAAGATTGTCAACCCATGTCTTTATGCCATCCAGCAATTACTACAGTAGCTGGAATGTACACCCGCAAAGGAATTGTGGAATTAATAGAAGCCTTCATCAAAATTGCTGCAGAAGTTCCGCAAGCACATTTATATTTAGTCGGAAATGGCCCCGATCGCGCTATGTTTGAGGCGATGGTGCAAAATACCCCTTTTGCCAATCGCATTCATTTTGAAGGCTTCCAGTCAGAACCGCAACGCTATATGCTGTCCTCTGATATCTTTGTCCTCGCTTCTCACTGTGAATCCTTTGGATTAGTACTGACAGAGGCGCGAGAAGCAGGTTGTGCAATTATTGCTAGCGATGTCGATGGTATTCCAGAAACTTTGGATCGCGGACAAGCCGGGTTATTAGTACCACCAAAAGATAGTCAAACTTTGGCAAATGCTTTAATGTATTTGCTCAACGATTCAGAACAACTACAAAAATTGAAATCCCAAGCGAAACAAAACCTCGAACGCTTCAGCGTCACCCGCGTTCATGAGGAAACGCTAAGTTTATACTATGAACTACTTGATAACTACAGAGTATTTAATTTGAGCCTCAGCCAAGAACTTTTAGTTAGCAAATAG
- a CDS encoding sugar transferase produces MQQTQLQKVLPAPSFLSWKLESNSHPSVQSKFKRCLDIVGSLIGLLVLAILFVPIAIAIKIDSPGPIFFAQERYGLQGKPFRLYKFRSMVIDAEELKTLVSNEAKGLIFKNKNDFRVTKVGRFLRSSSLDELPQFWNVLCNEMSLVGTRPPTGDEVSKYTKRHWRRLDVKPGLTGEWQVNGRSQVNNFEKIVDLDLQYQARWSPMYDLQLIVKTFYVLFARIGAF; encoded by the coding sequence ATGCAACAAACACAATTACAAAAAGTTCTTCCGGCACCCTCTTTCTTATCTTGGAAATTAGAGTCTAATTCCCATCCTTCAGTTCAATCTAAATTCAAACGCTGTTTAGACATTGTAGGCAGCTTGATAGGGCTGTTAGTTCTAGCTATTTTGTTTGTGCCGATTGCGATCGCAATTAAAATCGACAGTCCTGGCCCAATTTTCTTTGCTCAAGAACGGTATGGATTACAGGGAAAACCATTCCGTCTTTATAAATTTCGCTCAATGGTTATTGATGCAGAGGAATTAAAGACTTTAGTGAGTAACGAAGCTAAAGGGCTAATATTTAAAAATAAAAATGATTTCCGAGTCACTAAAGTAGGTCGCTTTTTACGAAGCAGTAGTTTGGATGAACTACCGCAATTTTGGAATGTGTTATGCAATGAAATGAGCTTAGTAGGTACAAGGCCACCTACAGGTGATGAAGTAAGTAAATATACAAAAAGACATTGGCGGCGTTTAGATGTCAAACCTGGTTTAACTGGTGAATGGCAAGTTAACGGACGTTCTCAGGTGAATAATTTTGAGAAAATAGTTGACTTAGATTTACAGTATCAAGCCAGATGGAGTCCAATGTATGATTTACAGTTAATTGTCAAAACATTCTACGTACTATTTGCGAGAATTGGAGCATTTTAA
- a CDS encoding GUN4 domain-containing protein — MCPVGVRTSHSTHALETGVAKLWLLLVGVNQYEDEQIPGLHYSALDCQGLGEALNAATQGFPQKEVMIYHDFGEKQPKLANIRASLKQIAAASKPTDTVIFYFSGHGMLDSLSQQVVLCLQDTQKEQLTDTGLKLQELLQLLENCSAQQQLLILDACHSGGMTLLGARGETDPQLNPTPELVEVLRKRASQRKGFYALLSCDRGQQSWEFPQLGHGVFTYYLIQGLRGEAADSVGVIEADGLYRYVYHQTLTYIDKANQQLRVINQLKKGRGDNSIHSEYPSQTPKRIVEGVGEVILGLKPQQIQSSQHPRQALIVEGLPKSKNSLDLSKILSSAGSFEVNYWTVRGKNSQSDVRKAIQKCLLSPSFAETTTPEAATTVFLYLRGQIRETEPGEARLILSEDIFIERSWLRKQLRRCRSQQIIILDCPEQQGLGTVSVRDWVEELQIGLDAGQCLITAAVPANDSEVFAYTLVETLNQGMQPTGLTAAAWITQLQVQLAQTNIQLYFWLSGSQGIIEILPGKTVFSVENLNTKPENTDNSKPDDLSSALGIDYTYLRDLLKNKRWLEADQETTKLILKASGRKEESFLEISDVINFSCKDLSTIDNLWVNYSYGHFGFSVQQRIWQSIKDTSATDPLLALMIGSAKVAASETCIDFANRVGWRLKDSWVDYENLVWQGDAPIGHLPYFGFLEQVWRVRLLGVWEWHSAIATASWWELCVALFSRLESCQVGDSDTA; from the coding sequence ATGTGTCCAGTTGGGGTTCGTACTAGTCACTCAACTCATGCTTTAGAAACTGGGGTAGCAAAACTTTGGCTATTACTAGTGGGAGTCAACCAATACGAGGATGAGCAAATACCTGGTTTGCATTACTCGGCGTTGGATTGTCAAGGCTTAGGAGAAGCATTAAACGCCGCAACACAGGGATTTCCACAAAAAGAGGTGATGATTTATCACGATTTTGGGGAAAAGCAACCCAAGTTAGCAAATATTCGCGCCAGCCTCAAACAAATTGCAGCGGCTAGTAAACCTACTGACACAGTTATATTTTATTTTTCTGGGCATGGAATGCTAGACTCTTTGAGTCAGCAGGTGGTGCTATGTCTCCAAGATACTCAAAAAGAACAATTAACTGACACGGGTTTAAAGTTGCAGGAATTGTTGCAACTGTTAGAGAATTGTTCTGCTCAACAGCAACTACTAATATTAGATGCTTGTCATAGCGGGGGGATGACGCTGTTGGGTGCAAGAGGCGAAACAGATCCCCAACTCAACCCGACACCAGAATTGGTGGAAGTTTTGCGAAAACGAGCCTCCCAAAGAAAAGGATTTTATGCTTTATTATCTTGCGATCGCGGCCAGCAATCTTGGGAATTTCCGCAATTAGGGCATGGTGTATTCACATACTATTTAATTCAAGGGTTAAGGGGAGAAGCTGCTGACTCTGTTGGTGTCATCGAAGCCGATGGACTTTATCGCTATGTTTACCACCAAACACTGACATATATAGATAAAGCTAATCAGCAGTTGCGAGTGATTAATCAGCTAAAAAAAGGACGGGGAGACAATTCCATCCATTCTGAATATCCTTCACAAACACCCAAGCGGATTGTGGAAGGAGTAGGAGAAGTAATTTTAGGACTAAAACCTCAGCAAATACAATCTTCGCAACATCCGCGACAAGCATTAATTGTAGAAGGACTTCCCAAAAGTAAAAATTCCTTGGATTTGAGTAAAATACTGAGCAGTGCGGGAAGCTTTGAAGTCAATTATTGGACTGTGCGGGGCAAAAATTCTCAGTCGGATGTCCGCAAAGCTATCCAAAAGTGTTTACTATCACCATCTTTTGCGGAAACTACTACGCCAGAAGCAGCCACAACAGTATTTTTATATCTGCGTGGGCAAATTCGCGAGACAGAACCAGGAGAAGCGAGATTAATACTGTCCGAAGATATTTTTATTGAGCGTTCATGGTTAAGAAAACAACTACGCCGATGTAGATCGCAACAAATTATTATTTTAGATTGTCCAGAACAACAGGGTTTGGGGACAGTCTCAGTACGCGATTGGGTAGAAGAACTGCAAATTGGATTAGATGCAGGACAGTGTTTAATTACGGCTGCTGTACCAGCTAATGACAGTGAAGTATTTGCTTATACCTTGGTAGAAACCCTCAATCAAGGAATGCAGCCAACGGGACTCACCGCCGCAGCTTGGATTACACAATTGCAAGTGCAGTTAGCACAAACCAATATCCAATTATATTTTTGGTTATCTGGTTCTCAAGGAATTATAGAAATATTACCAGGAAAAACTGTATTTTCTGTTGAAAATTTAAATACTAAACCAGAAAATACTGACAATTCCAAACCTGATGATTTGAGTTCAGCATTAGGAATTGACTACACGTATCTGCGCGATTTACTTAAAAATAAAAGGTGGTTAGAGGCGGATCAAGAGACTACAAAACTTATACTTAAAGCATCCGGAAGAAAAGAGGAAAGTTTTCTTGAAATTAGCGATGTAATAAATTTTTCTTGTAAAGACCTTTCTACTATTGATAATCTGTGGGTAAATTATAGTTATGGGCACTTTGGCTTTAGTGTTCAACAACGTATCTGGCAGAGTATTAAAGATACTTCTGCAACCGATCCGCTGTTGGCTTTGATGATTGGATCTGCCAAAGTTGCTGCTTCCGAAACCTGCATTGATTTTGCTAATCGTGTTGGTTGGCGTTTGAAAGACTCATGGGTTGATTATGAAAATCTAGTCTGGCAAGGAGATGCACCTATAGGACATTTACCCTATTTCGGTTTTTTAGAACAGGTTTGGCGTGTCAGGCTGTTAGGTGTGTGGGAATGGCATAGTGCGATCGCAACAGCTTCGTGGTGGGAATTATGTGTGGCTTTGTTTTCGCGTCTTGAAAGTTGTCAAGTTGGCGATTCAGATACAGCGTAA
- a CDS encoding exopolysaccharide biosynthesis protein translates to METRIDSSQKHLRFSQEIKSLLQHLAEQPLTLGDILAETSERGFSLVIALLVLPFLFPMPPGLTGPFGAACLILSMQMVLGRRSPWLPKKMANYKFPRRFAHVLLHNLRRVTRIVEKIASPRLSKIANSSWAWRFNGFCISWLTLLLISPIPFTNPIPTIGILLLAIATIESDGLLMCISYVITILITGIFAFIGYGLWLAPSLLPAIFK, encoded by the coding sequence GTGGAAACTCGCATAGACTCAAGCCAAAAGCATTTAAGATTTTCTCAAGAAATTAAATCATTGTTGCAACACTTAGCTGAACAACCGCTCACTCTAGGAGATATTTTGGCAGAAACCTCAGAGAGGGGCTTTAGCTTGGTAATTGCATTATTAGTGTTGCCATTTTTGTTTCCGATGCCACCGGGTTTAACTGGGCCATTTGGTGCTGCTTGCTTGATATTATCAATGCAGATGGTTTTAGGCAGGCGATCGCCTTGGTTACCCAAAAAAATGGCTAACTACAAATTTCCTCGCCGCTTCGCCCATGTTTTGTTACATAACCTACGTCGAGTCACCAGAATAGTAGAGAAAATTGCCAGCCCTCGGTTATCAAAAATCGCCAATAGTTCTTGGGCTTGGCGGTTTAATGGGTTTTGCATTTCGTGGCTAACACTATTACTAATCTCGCCCATTCCCTTCACTAATCCCATCCCTACTATCGGAATTTTACTGTTAGCAATTGCCACAATCGAATCCGATGGCTTATTGATGTGTATTAGCTACGTAATTACTATATTAATTACAGGAATCTTTGCATTTATTGGTTATGGGTTGTGGTTAGCGCCGAGTTTGCTACCTGCTATTTTTAAGTAA
- a CDS encoding lipid kinase — translation MSPRALLLVNHHARQGQKRLTEAIQCLKELGLDLIEESTENPQRLTEIIQHYRNQVDLVIVGGGDGTLNAAVDGLVDTQLPLGILPLGTANDLARTLEIPNSLPEACKIIASGEQRRIDLGWVNGKHFFNVASMGLSVKITERLTKEAKRRWGVFAYVATALQVIWESRPFSAEIRMNGESIRVRTVQIAVGNGRYYGGGMAVVHDATIDDQRLDLYSLEIKNWWQIILLLPSMREGKHIKWREVRAYQGQEMEVYTRKPRPINTDGEITTYTPAHFRVIPKAVSVFVSPTPQS, via the coding sequence ATGAGTCCCCGCGCACTGCTGTTAGTCAATCATCATGCTCGTCAAGGGCAAAAGCGCCTTACGGAAGCAATTCAATGTCTCAAGGAATTGGGCTTGGATTTGATTGAGGAATCAACAGAAAATCCCCAACGGCTGACAGAGATCATTCAACACTACCGAAATCAAGTTGACTTAGTAATTGTGGGCGGTGGTGATGGTACACTCAATGCTGCTGTAGATGGTTTGGTTGATACTCAGTTGCCTTTAGGTATCTTACCTTTGGGAACTGCTAATGATTTAGCTAGGACTTTAGAAATTCCTAATTCCTTACCTGAAGCCTGCAAAATCATTGCTTCTGGGGAACAGCGACGCATTGACTTAGGGTGGGTGAATGGCAAGCATTTCTTTAACGTTGCGAGTATGGGACTGAGTGTCAAAATTACTGAACGACTAACCAAAGAAGCCAAACGTCGCTGGGGTGTATTCGCTTACGTAGCTACGGCATTGCAGGTAATATGGGAATCTCGACCATTTAGTGCAGAAATCCGCATGAATGGGGAATCTATTCGCGTACGGACGGTGCAGATTGCAGTGGGTAATGGTCGCTATTATGGCGGTGGTATGGCAGTGGTTCACGATGCGACAATTGACGACCAAAGGCTGGATCTCTACAGTTTAGAAATTAAAAATTGGTGGCAAATTATACTGCTGCTGCCATCAATGCGAGAAGGAAAACACATAAAATGGCGAGAAGTACGTGCCTATCAGGGTCAAGAAATGGAAGTATATACCCGAAAACCACGTCCTATTAATACTGATGGGGAAATCACTACATATACTCCTGCCCATTTCCGTGTTATCCCTAAAGCTGTAAGTGTTTTTGTCTCTCCAACACCACAAAGTTAA
- a CDS encoding TIGR02117 family protein, giving the protein MKVTKNSSIHRFLCGCHRYLFRGCLFSLSLLAIGVFIPRKWGTQPKDKCNLDVCISNTGIHSNIILPIKNDIFDWHQYLPIDKIGIDNFYDYNYLSFGWGDREFYMSTVTVADLRLSTTFKALFLPTPSVIYVKGYQLIPNSLEVKCIKVDKNNYLSLIHFIQSTFQLNSQGRVVRIGDGHTTNAGFYDAVGSYSIIRNCNNWTGEALRKADVNTPLWDGLSAAIIWHLRSNCE; this is encoded by the coding sequence ATGAAAGTTACCAAAAACTCAAGTATTCATCGTTTTTTATGTGGTTGTCACCGTTATTTGTTTCGAGGATGTTTATTTAGCTTATCTTTATTAGCAATTGGTGTCTTCATACCTAGGAAATGGGGAACTCAGCCAAAAGATAAATGCAATTTGGACGTTTGTATTTCTAATACAGGTATTCATTCTAATATTATATTGCCAATTAAAAATGATATTTTTGATTGGCATCAGTATCTGCCCATCGATAAAATTGGTATAGATAATTTCTATGATTACAATTACTTAAGTTTTGGGTGGGGTGACCGGGAATTTTATATGTCAACTGTCACTGTGGCAGATTTAAGATTGTCTACAACTTTCAAAGCTTTATTTTTACCAACCCCTTCTGTAATCTATGTTAAAGGTTATCAATTAATACCGAACTCTCTTGAGGTTAAATGCATTAAAGTTGATAAAAATAACTACCTAAGTTTAATCCACTTTATCCAATCTACCTTTCAGTTGAATTCTCAAGGAAGAGTAGTTCGGATTGGAGATGGTCATACTACTAATGCTGGATTTTATGATGCAGTTGGTAGTTATTCAATAATCAGAAATTGTAATAATTGGACAGGAGAAGCTTTGAGAAAAGCTGATGTCAACACTCCGCTTTGGGATGGATTATCTGCTGCGATTATTTGGCATTTAAGAAGTAATTGTGAATAA